Proteins from a genomic interval of Rosa chinensis cultivar Old Blush chromosome 2, RchiOBHm-V2, whole genome shotgun sequence:
- the LOC112189418 gene encoding rac-like GTP-binding protein ARAC7 has protein sequence MSASKFIKCVTVGDGAVGKTCMLICYTSNKFPTDYIPTVFDNFSANVAVDGNIVNLGLWDTAGQEDYSRLRPLSYRGADIFVLAFSLISRASYENVLKKWMPELRRFAPNVPIVLVGTKLDLREDMRYLADHMGSNIITSAQGEELRKQIGAAAYIECSSKTQQNVKAVFDTAIKAVLQPPRRKDIVKQKRHRRSGCSFVSIVCGGCDA, from the exons ATGAGTGCTTCAAAGTTCATTAAATGTGTTACTGTTGGGGATGGAGCTGTAGGGAAGACCTGCATGCTAATTTGCTACACCAGCAACAAGTTTCCTACT GATTATATACCCACAGTGTTTGACAATTTTAGTGCAAATGTGGCTGTGGATGGAAATATTGTCAATTTGGGGCTATGGGACACTGCAG GTCAGGAGGACTACAGCAGGTTGAGGCCACTAAGTTACAGAGGTGCagatatatttgtgttggctTTCTCTCTAATTAGTAGAGCTAGCTATGAGAATGTTCTTAAGAAG TGGATGCCAGAACTTCGCCGATTTGCGCCTAATGTTCCAATTGTCCTTGTTGGGACAAAGCTTG ATCTTCGTGAGGACATGCGCTATCTAGCTGATCATATGGGATCGAACATCATAACTTCTGCTCAG GGAGAGGAGTTGAGAAAGCAAATAGGAGCTGCAGCTTATATTGAATGCAGCTCTAAGACCCAACAG AATGTCAAAGCGGTGTTTGACACTGCCATCAAGGCTGTTCTTCAACCTCCAAGAAGGAAGGATATAGTTAAGCAGAAAAGGCACCGAAGGTCTGGTTGCTCATTTGT